From Cellulosimicrobium cellulans, the proteins below share one genomic window:
- a CDS encoding acyl-CoA dehydrogenase family protein: protein MTTVDLVALRDHLRPVGATLREHALAIDADPAALHVLLDSGALPYRQLGGFPPGYLDDPLRVRGVPVHVRTCVERVVVAETLAWGDASVVVGAPGPSMSGVVLDDLADDEQRDRFYRRVAQPGTWTFFGLTEPDRGSDAAALETAVVEADGAPVLRGHKKYVGNVARASLGVVFARHRPGPLGVGVYLVDTDRPGFDAAPLVTTGMRAVQLGEARLHDVPLLEQDTLGRHLSPSRHGLLGAVRTFNRLRPVVASLAVGLTQAALDYVRAERSSLTAAERWHLETFDDRLHAARALVLQAARAADADPADGTLPAAAKATALDLAEEVTHAVPPLLGPGARWEHPYLDKLVRDVPGLEMMEGTRTVQRLTLAQGWLQGRARHAELV from the coding sequence ATGACCACGGTCGACCTCGTCGCGCTGCGCGACCACCTGCGGCCCGTCGGCGCGACGCTCCGCGAGCACGCCCTCGCGATCGACGCCGACCCCGCGGCGCTCCACGTGCTCCTGGACTCGGGCGCCCTGCCGTACCGCCAGCTCGGCGGGTTCCCGCCCGGCTATCTCGACGACCCGCTGCGCGTGCGGGGCGTGCCGGTGCACGTGCGCACGTGCGTGGAGCGCGTCGTCGTCGCCGAGACGCTCGCGTGGGGCGACGCGTCCGTCGTCGTCGGGGCGCCCGGGCCGTCCATGTCGGGGGTCGTGCTGGACGACCTCGCCGACGACGAGCAGCGCGACCGCTTCTACCGGCGCGTGGCGCAGCCGGGCACGTGGACGTTCTTCGGCCTCACCGAGCCCGACCGCGGCTCGGACGCCGCGGCGCTGGAGACGGCGGTCGTCGAGGCCGACGGCGCTCCCGTGCTGCGCGGGCACAAGAAGTACGTGGGCAACGTCGCGCGCGCGAGCCTCGGCGTCGTGTTCGCGCGGCACCGCCCGGGCCCGCTGGGCGTCGGGGTCTACCTCGTCGACACCGACCGGCCGGGCTTCGACGCCGCGCCGCTCGTGACCACCGGGATGCGCGCGGTGCAGCTCGGCGAGGCGCGGCTGCACGACGTGCCCCTGCTCGAGCAGGACACGCTCGGGCGGCACCTGTCGCCGTCGCGCCACGGTCTCCTCGGGGCGGTGCGCACCTTCAACCGGCTGCGCCCCGTCGTCGCGTCGCTCGCCGTGGGCCTCACGCAGGCGGCGCTCGACTACGTGCGCGCCGAGCGGTCGTCGTTGACCGCCGCCGAGCGGTGGCACCTGGAGACGTTCGACGACCGGCTCCACGCCGCGCGCGCCCTCGTGCTCCAGGCCGCGCGCGCCGCGGACGCGGACCCGGCGGACGGGACGCTGCCGGCGGCGGCCAAGGCCACCGCGCTCGACCTCGCGGAGGAGGTCACGCACGCGGTGCCGCCGCTGCTCGGCCCGGGCGCGCGGTGGGAGCACCCGTACCTCGACAAGCTGGTCCGCGACGTGCCCGGCCTGGAGATGATGGAGGGCACGCGGACCGTCCAGCGGCTCACCCTCGCGCAGGGCTGGTTGCAGGGCAGGGCACGGCATGCCGAGCTCGTCTAG
- a CDS encoding type III PLP-dependent enzyme — protein sequence MTATPSRPTPGSADLAAVAEEFGTPVYVYDGDVLAANYRALRERLHPALGIFYSLKANPNVSICGLLHSLGANAEVSSLTELRTALAAGVAPQDVLFLGPGKSRDELVACLNSGVRAIIVESLPELALVDELARATGRAARVVLRVNPSFSVKGSGLTMGGKPRQFGIDEQQLLDAPDLCAGLTTARVVGVQVYMGTRILDEGTIVENTTRIFELAERLADRLGFPLELVDVGGGLGVAYFERERDLDVEVLTAALNPVIEAFVQRHPRTDLVMELGRYLVALCGTYVARVRYVKESMGERFAVADGGTNHHMAAVGIGSFVKRNFPMRKVGAASGAEDVPWNVTGPLCTPNDTIGKAVPLPADLAAGDLVAVDRSGAYGATASPVHFLSHGYPAEVLTLGDETFLVRHADTPDDLLARQVFHDLGARIAPAEAVAAP from the coding sequence ATGACCGCGACGCCGAGCCGGCCGACGCCCGGGAGCGCGGACCTCGCCGCGGTCGCGGAGGAGTTCGGCACGCCCGTGTACGTGTACGACGGCGACGTGCTCGCCGCGAACTACCGCGCGCTGCGCGAGCGGCTGCACCCCGCTCTCGGGATCTTCTACTCGCTCAAGGCGAACCCGAACGTCAGCATCTGCGGGCTGCTGCACTCGCTCGGCGCGAACGCCGAGGTGTCGTCGCTCACCGAGCTGCGGACGGCGCTCGCGGCGGGGGTCGCGCCGCAGGACGTCCTGTTCCTCGGGCCCGGCAAGAGCCGGGACGAGCTCGTCGCGTGCCTCAACTCGGGCGTGCGGGCGATCATCGTCGAGTCGCTGCCGGAGCTCGCGCTGGTGGACGAGCTCGCGCGCGCGACGGGGCGCGCCGCGCGCGTGGTGCTGCGCGTCAACCCGTCGTTCTCCGTCAAGGGCTCCGGGCTCACGATGGGCGGCAAGCCGCGCCAGTTCGGCATCGACGAGCAGCAGCTCCTCGACGCGCCGGACCTGTGCGCCGGGCTCACCACGGCCCGCGTGGTCGGGGTCCAGGTGTACATGGGCACGCGCATCCTCGACGAGGGCACGATCGTCGAGAACACGACGCGGATCTTCGAGCTCGCGGAGCGGCTCGCGGACCGCCTCGGGTTCCCGCTGGAGCTGGTCGACGTCGGCGGCGGGCTCGGCGTCGCGTACTTCGAGCGCGAGCGCGACCTCGACGTCGAGGTCCTCACCGCGGCGCTCAACCCGGTGATCGAGGCGTTCGTGCAGCGGCACCCCCGGACAGACCTCGTCATGGAGCTCGGCCGGTACCTCGTGGCGCTGTGCGGCACGTACGTGGCGCGCGTGCGCTACGTCAAGGAGTCGATGGGCGAGCGGTTCGCGGTCGCCGACGGCGGCACGAACCACCACATGGCGGCGGTCGGCATCGGCTCGTTCGTCAAGCGCAACTTCCCGATGCGCAAGGTGGGCGCCGCGTCCGGCGCCGAGGACGTGCCGTGGAACGTCACCGGCCCGCTGTGCACGCCCAACGACACGATCGGCAAGGCCGTCCCGCTGCCGGCCGACCTCGCGGCGGGCGACCTCGTCGCCGTCGACCGGTCCGGCGCGTACGGCGCGACGGCGTCGCCCGTGCACTTCCTCAGCCACGGCTACCCCGCGGAGGTGCTGACGCTGGGCGACGAGACGTTCCTCGTCCGGCACGCGGACACGCCGGACGACCTCCTGGCCCGCCAGGTCTTCCACGACCTCGGCGCGCGCATCGCCCCGGCCGAGGCCGTCGCCGCACCCTGA
- a CDS encoding preATP grasp domain-containing protein produces the protein MTVEQVAEAAAPDAAPDALKADGTEPFLARTKRALAGAPDAPLVLLGNFEVEDAWAVGEVGLPSVGGASATAALVNRMDELALLLAGPDDHVVLKAEPDPDHLAHLDALGVGLPTVHVAESSDPLRTVTLDALDSPALLARLRDLAADGVRLLAHGTSAAEEDLATATGLRSVLVDAATTKAVNSKVYSRGLCDELGIEQARGWACRTVEDFERACAEAARLVADGATVGVKDAYGVSGKGILVVDDPRRLDQLVRMVARRAARSGDDRLAVVVEVWADKATDLNYHFTVAQDGSVAFDFVKEAITEGGVHKGHRIPSRLPAVQVDALAELSARLGARLAADGFHGLVGVDALVRTDGSLLPVLEINARSNMSTYTVPLQERFQPEGWVALARQYPLVLDAPLPFAALHDVLGDLLPGAPGQAGLVVQGTGTVNAGASSPTPGGTFAGRLHGLLVAPDEEALTRLDRAVTERLAGRTTAGPTADPTEGDPR, from the coding sequence ATGACGGTCGAGCAGGTGGCGGAGGCCGCCGCCCCGGACGCTGCCCCGGATGCCCTGAAGGCGGACGGCACCGAGCCGTTCCTCGCGCGGACCAAGCGCGCGCTCGCGGGCGCGCCCGACGCGCCGCTGGTGCTGCTCGGGAACTTCGAGGTCGAGGACGCGTGGGCGGTCGGGGAGGTCGGCCTGCCCTCGGTCGGGGGTGCGTCGGCGACGGCCGCGCTCGTCAACCGCATGGACGAGCTCGCGCTGCTCCTCGCCGGCCCCGACGACCACGTCGTGCTCAAGGCCGAGCCCGACCCGGACCACCTCGCCCACCTGGACGCGCTCGGCGTCGGGCTCCCGACCGTGCACGTCGCCGAGTCGAGCGACCCTCTGCGCACCGTCACCCTCGACGCGCTCGACTCGCCCGCGCTGCTCGCGCGCCTGCGCGACCTCGCGGCGGACGGCGTCCGCCTCCTCGCGCACGGCACGTCGGCGGCGGAGGAGGACCTCGCGACCGCGACCGGCCTGCGCTCGGTGCTCGTCGACGCCGCGACGACCAAGGCCGTCAACAGCAAGGTCTACAGCCGCGGGCTGTGCGACGAGCTCGGGATCGAGCAGGCGCGCGGCTGGGCGTGCCGCACCGTCGAGGACTTCGAGCGCGCGTGCGCCGAGGCGGCGCGGCTCGTCGCGGACGGCGCGACCGTGGGCGTCAAGGACGCGTACGGCGTCTCCGGCAAGGGGATCCTCGTCGTGGACGACCCGCGCCGTCTCGACCAGCTCGTGCGCATGGTCGCGCGCCGGGCCGCGCGCTCGGGCGACGACCGTCTCGCCGTCGTCGTCGAGGTCTGGGCGGACAAGGCCACCGACCTCAACTACCACTTCACGGTCGCGCAGGACGGCTCGGTCGCGTTCGACTTCGTCAAGGAGGCGATCACCGAGGGCGGTGTCCACAAGGGCCACCGCATCCCGTCGCGCCTGCCCGCGGTGCAGGTCGACGCGCTGGCCGAGCTCTCGGCCCGGCTCGGCGCGCGCCTCGCGGCCGACGGCTTCCACGGCCTCGTCGGGGTCGACGCGCTCGTGCGCACGGACGGCTCGCTGCTGCCGGTCCTGGAGATCAACGCGCGCAGCAACATGTCCACGTACACCGTGCCGCTCCAGGAGCGGTTCCAGCCGGAGGGGTGGGTCGCGCTCGCGCGGCAGTACCCGCTCGTGCTCGACGCGCCGCTGCCGTTCGCGGCGCTCCACGACGTCCTCGGCGACCTGCTCCCCGGCGCGCCCGGGCAGGCGGGCCTCGTCGTCCAGGGCACCGGCACCGTCAACGCCGGCGCGTCGTCCCCGACCCCGGGCGGCACGTTCGCCGGCCGGCTCCACGGCCTCCTCGTCGCACCCGACGAGGAGGCGCTGACCCGCCTCGACCGCGCCGTGACGGAGCGGCTGGCCGGGCGCACCACCGCAGGACCGACCGCGGACCCGACCGAAGGAGACCCCCGATGA
- a CDS encoding fatty acyl-AMP ligase has protein sequence MGAQPDDLTLVDLVHEHARERPDHAAVVVVPEVGERRTLTYAGLDAQAAALAADLADRHGPGDRALVLYSATASFVVGIVACFYAGLIPVPSPLPGGQAYQRERVRGMLVDCDAAVVLVDPSAATETAEWAEPLRRADGGPVVVTVVDGATGGPARRGRPGPQDVAFLQYTSGSTSSPKGVVVTHANVLHHHDAFTTTLGLVPEDVFCSWLPGYHDFGLVGMLLVPLGLGATAVIVPSTAFLKRPVRWLSAITETGATVTASPNFGYDQCARRVRDDQLAELDLTRLRWALGGAEPVDPAVLDAFTRRFEPVGFRGSAHGPGYGLAEATLTATYPDRRLPLVITADEAALADGRLVVLEEASFLSALPDPAAQGRGSVPGARLVCCGPPSGVELRLVDDQGVEVPDGAVGEVWLRGGTVAAGYWGDAAAGATAETFGAVAADGTGPWLRTGDLGALHGGQLVVTGRIKELLIVAGRNLYPYDLERELRRLHPGADGRPGAVFEAEGLPGTLCAVQEFRPTPGARLDGASAEDELDAVVRQMASHLASVSGAAVHDVVLVRPGQVPRTTSGKIQRGRARDLHGAGDLAALHSLRASRDRARTELAGTRS, from the coding sequence ATGGGCGCGCAGCCGGACGACCTGACCCTCGTGGACCTCGTCCACGAGCACGCACGGGAGCGACCGGACCACGCCGCCGTCGTCGTCGTGCCGGAGGTGGGCGAGCGGCGCACGCTGACCTACGCCGGGCTCGACGCGCAGGCGGCGGCGCTCGCGGCCGACCTCGCGGACCGGCACGGGCCGGGCGACCGCGCCCTCGTGCTCTACTCGGCCACCGCGTCGTTCGTCGTCGGGATCGTGGCCTGCTTCTACGCGGGCCTGATCCCCGTCCCGTCCCCGCTCCCGGGCGGGCAGGCCTACCAGCGCGAGCGCGTGCGCGGCATGCTCGTCGACTGCGACGCGGCCGTCGTGCTCGTCGACCCGTCGGCCGCGACCGAGACCGCGGAGTGGGCCGAGCCGCTGCGGCGCGCGGACGGCGGCCCCGTCGTCGTGACCGTGGTCGACGGCGCCACGGGCGGCCCGGCCCGGCGCGGCCGCCCGGGCCCGCAGGACGTCGCGTTCCTGCAGTACACCTCCGGGTCCACGAGCAGCCCCAAGGGCGTCGTCGTCACGCACGCGAACGTGCTGCACCACCACGACGCGTTCACGACGACCCTCGGCCTCGTCCCGGAGGACGTCTTCTGCAGCTGGCTGCCGGGTTACCACGACTTCGGCCTCGTCGGGATGCTGCTCGTCCCCCTGGGCCTGGGCGCGACGGCCGTCATCGTCCCCTCCACGGCGTTCCTCAAGCGCCCCGTCCGCTGGCTCTCCGCGATCACCGAGACCGGGGCGACCGTCACGGCGTCGCCGAACTTCGGCTACGACCAGTGCGCGCGGCGCGTGCGCGACGACCAGCTCGCCGAGCTCGACCTCACCCGGCTGCGCTGGGCGCTCGGCGGGGCCGAGCCGGTGGACCCTGCCGTCCTGGACGCCTTCACGCGCCGGTTCGAGCCCGTGGGCTTCCGCGGGTCGGCGCACGGCCCGGGGTACGGCCTCGCCGAGGCGACGCTGACGGCGACGTACCCGGACCGCCGCCTCCCGCTCGTCATCACCGCCGACGAGGCGGCGCTCGCCGACGGTCGCCTGGTCGTGCTCGAGGAGGCGTCGTTCCTGTCTGCCCTCCCGGACCCCGCGGCGCAGGGCCGGGGCAGCGTCCCGGGCGCGCGGCTCGTGTGCTGCGGCCCGCCGAGCGGGGTGGAGCTGCGCCTCGTGGACGACCAGGGCGTCGAGGTCCCGGACGGCGCGGTCGGGGAGGTCTGGCTGCGCGGCGGCACCGTCGCGGCCGGGTACTGGGGCGACGCGGCGGCGGGCGCGACGGCCGAGACGTTCGGCGCCGTCGCCGCCGACGGCACGGGCCCGTGGCTGCGGACCGGGGACCTGGGGGCGCTGCACGGCGGGCAGCTCGTCGTCACGGGCCGGATCAAGGAGCTCCTCATCGTCGCCGGGCGCAACCTGTACCCCTACGACCTCGAGCGCGAGCTGCGCCGCCTGCACCCCGGGGCCGACGGCCGTCCGGGCGCGGTGTTCGAGGCGGAGGGGCTGCCGGGCACGCTCTGCGCGGTCCAGGAGTTCCGGCCCACGCCGGGGGCCCGGCTCGACGGCGCGAGCGCCGAGGACGAGCTGGACGCCGTCGTGCGCCAGATGGCCTCCCACCTGGCCTCCGTCTCGGGCGCCGCGGTGCACGACGTCGTCCTCGTGCGTCCCGGCCAGGTGCCGCGGACCACGAGCGGCAAGATCCAGCGCGGTCGGGCGCGCGACCTGCACGGCGCGGGCGACCTCGCCGCGCTCCACTCCCTGCGCGCGTCCCGCGACCGCGCGCGCACCGAGCTCGCAGGGACCCGCTCATGA
- a CDS encoding acyl-CoA dehydrogenase family protein, with protein sequence MSTDVVAPTPVAAAEALAEEGAAAPRGDGPADLRAVARELGAVAALTALGGLLPVAALPGECVLLPDDVPPPGGWARVGEVVSDVGTLLVWRSPRTEAAPGPAAPAVGTTGPAVPAPKETVAISTADAAWRVGVAWVRTGLCERLTDRAVERLRGRTVGGTATVNLPPVRLVLADAALAHLEAQALLGGVAARDAAAGSPDRGPAVSGSSLARVTAVLDRSSRAVHNLFGASGYVDGDAARLARTIDLLGHASGTLPGRVSGTPGGTPGGAPGSEEGQDA encoded by the coding sequence ATGAGCACGGACGTCGTCGCGCCCACCCCCGTCGCGGCGGCCGAGGCGCTGGCCGAGGAGGGCGCCGCGGCGCCGCGCGGGGACGGCCCCGCCGACCTCCGCGCCGTCGCGCGCGAGCTCGGCGCGGTCGCCGCGCTCACCGCGCTCGGGGGTCTGCTGCCCGTCGCGGCGCTGCCGGGCGAGTGCGTCCTGCTGCCCGACGACGTCCCGCCCCCGGGCGGGTGGGCGCGGGTCGGCGAGGTGGTGTCGGACGTCGGCACGCTGCTCGTGTGGCGGTCGCCCCGCACCGAGGCGGCGCCCGGACCGGCCGCGCCCGCCGTGGGGACGACCGGACCTGCCGTCCCCGCACCCAAGGAGACCGTCGCGATCAGCACGGCCGACGCCGCCTGGCGGGTCGGGGTCGCGTGGGTCCGGACCGGGCTGTGCGAGCGCCTGACGGACCGGGCCGTGGAGCGGCTGCGGGGCCGCACGGTCGGCGGCACGGCGACGGTGAACCTGCCGCCCGTCCGCCTCGTCCTCGCGGACGCCGCGCTCGCGCACCTCGAGGCGCAGGCGCTCCTGGGCGGGGTCGCGGCGCGGGACGCCGCCGCCGGGTCGCCGGACCGCGGACCCGCGGTCTCCGGGTCCTCGCTCGCGCGCGTCACGGCGGTCCTCGACCGCTCGTCGCGTGCCGTCCACAACCTGTTCGGCGCGTCGGGGTACGTCGACGGCGACGCCGCGCGGCTCGCGCGCACGATCGACCTGCTGGGCCACGCGAGCGGGACGCTGCCGGGCCGTGTCTCCGGCACACCCGGCGGGACGCCCGGCGGCGCACCCGGCAGCGAGGAGGGGCAGGACGCATGA
- a CDS encoding 3-oxoacyl-[acyl-carrier-protein] synthase III C-terminal domain-containing protein, with translation MTTLVDVGAHVPATRVPIRDLADELGLDHLELGVFERFFGLREVCTAPDESLTDLLVAAARAVPGLAGNEHRVRYVLGARTIATVAPVGVNPLHDAADRLGLDHAVVWTLTQHACASALLAVDVAGRLLAADGDADALALVLTGEKAFSPGSRLIEGTTIMGEGTAAVLVAADPTGGVSARAGSPVLSYATRTLGEYHQVPLPEDLAAPFGVAYTEVLAEVVVEAVERAGLTLDDLALVLPHNVNRVSWRRLCSRLGLPIARVRLDDVPVTGHCFGADSFIGYAAARAEGRLRPGDPFLMVAVGLGATFSAMVLRYAPHETEEPA, from the coding sequence ATGACGACCCTCGTCGACGTCGGCGCGCACGTCCCCGCGACGCGCGTGCCCATCCGCGACCTCGCGGACGAGCTGGGCCTCGACCACCTCGAGCTGGGCGTGTTCGAGCGGTTCTTCGGGCTGCGCGAGGTGTGCACGGCGCCGGACGAGAGCCTCACCGACCTGCTCGTCGCCGCGGCGCGCGCCGTGCCCGGCCTCGCGGGCAACGAGCACCGCGTGCGGTACGTGCTGGGCGCGCGGACCATCGCGACGGTCGCCCCGGTCGGGGTGAACCCCCTGCACGACGCCGCGGACCGCCTGGGGCTGGACCACGCGGTCGTGTGGACCCTCACCCAGCACGCGTGCGCGTCCGCGCTGCTCGCGGTCGACGTCGCCGGGCGCCTGCTGGCGGCCGACGGCGACGCCGACGCGCTCGCGCTCGTCCTCACCGGGGAGAAGGCGTTCAGCCCCGGGTCCCGCCTCATCGAGGGCACGACGATCATGGGCGAGGGCACGGCGGCCGTCCTCGTGGCGGCGGACCCGACCGGTGGGGTCTCCGCGCGGGCGGGCAGCCCGGTGCTGTCCTACGCGACGCGCACCCTGGGCGAGTACCACCAGGTCCCGCTCCCGGAGGACCTGGCCGCGCCGTTCGGCGTCGCGTACACCGAGGTGCTCGCGGAGGTCGTGGTCGAGGCCGTCGAGCGCGCGGGCCTGACGCTGGACGACCTCGCGCTCGTCCTGCCGCACAACGTGAACCGCGTGTCCTGGCGGCGCCTGTGCTCGCGCCTCGGGCTGCCGATCGCGCGCGTCCGGCTCGACGACGTGCCCGTGACGGGCCACTGCTTCGGTGCCGACTCGTTCATCGGCTACGCCGCCGCGCGCGCCGAGGGCCGGCTGCGCCCCGGCGACCCGTTCCTCATGGTGGCGGTCGGGCTGGGTGCCACGTTCTCCGCCATGGTCCTGCGCTACGCGCCCCACGAGACGGAGGAGCCCGCATGA
- a CDS encoding acyl carrier protein, with protein MSTSTESQEALGRERVVGAVVEALSSVLGRPLPDVTDATRLFDDLDLDSTSVLGLLMALEDSLDMEVDPESLEQHHLESVGSLTDFVVEHSTRN; from the coding sequence GTGAGCACCAGCACCGAGTCCCAGGAGGCCCTCGGCCGCGAGCGCGTCGTCGGCGCGGTCGTCGAGGCGCTGTCGAGCGTCCTCGGACGCCCGCTGCCCGACGTCACGGACGCGACCCGCCTGTTCGACGACCTCGACCTCGACTCCACGAGCGTCCTCGGCCTGCTCATGGCACTCGAGGACTCGCTCGACATGGAGGTCGACCCGGAGTCGCTCGAGCAGCATCACCTCGAGAGCGTGGGCTCGCTGACGGACTTCGTCGTCGAGCACTCGACGCGGAACTGA
- a CDS encoding MATE family efflux transporter, with amino-acid sequence MRRRVVRLAAPICAALVVGALAQLVIAALLGHMGDDALYVRSLFIPVTFLVLAVQEGLDVSTQVGFARLHGSRARGGEIDTGNHAETGGAGAGEDGGAAVVPTSATTALLGRFVAAGAVVLGGVALLVVLAAPTLADVLSVPAPLVAEFVAFARWTVLASVLSVPTAVAAAALRGWARTGASATVALLVAGLQVLVVWLVGLVAGFGVLAVPVAITGSTLVGAAVAWALLVRARLLPRPGHVPGLRRLLALRHHPAPQRLAAAWRRALRALPAGSWTTPTPPPPPPPPSSTTPAPVAAPSGPAGAASSDPHSGPPAAEPTTAGVPPEGAVVERVDVRGLLLGVGLPVGLSYLLLTVTNLVMVWVLGPSGTDVVAGFGGAATVQTLVIVPAIGLAAAVSIVMNQQWGAGDLGLLPRTLRAGTVVVAGVYVVVGALVLLTAPLVAGQLSADPDVAAQAALYLRVVGPSYAGVGLVLYLLTLLEQLGYGRVAVTLNVLYHAVSLGVGGVLARAGGGPTALYTTIAVTNVVGLVVMLPVAVRLVRRRATEAPAETAETAQTAGTAGSAVEVAP; translated from the coding sequence TTGCGCCGCCGCGTCGTGCGCCTCGCCGCCCCGATCTGCGCCGCGCTCGTCGTGGGGGCGCTCGCGCAGCTCGTCATCGCGGCGCTGCTGGGGCACATGGGCGACGACGCGCTCTACGTCCGGTCGCTCTTCATCCCCGTGACGTTCCTCGTCCTCGCGGTCCAGGAGGGCCTCGACGTCTCGACCCAGGTCGGCTTCGCGCGCCTGCACGGGTCGCGGGCCCGGGGCGGGGAGATCGACACGGGGAACCACGCCGAGACCGGAGGGGCCGGCGCGGGCGAGGACGGCGGCGCGGCCGTCGTCCCGACGTCGGCCACCACGGCGCTGCTGGGGCGGTTCGTGGCGGCGGGCGCGGTGGTGCTCGGCGGCGTCGCCCTGCTCGTCGTCCTGGCGGCGCCGACGCTCGCCGACGTGCTGTCGGTGCCTGCGCCCCTCGTCGCCGAGTTCGTCGCGTTTGCGCGCTGGACCGTCCTCGCGAGCGTGCTGTCCGTCCCGACGGCGGTCGCGGCCGCCGCGCTGCGCGGGTGGGCGCGCACCGGGGCGTCGGCGACCGTGGCGCTGCTCGTCGCGGGGCTCCAGGTGCTCGTCGTGTGGCTCGTCGGGCTCGTGGCCGGGTTCGGCGTGCTCGCTGTCCCGGTCGCGATCACGGGCTCCACGCTCGTCGGCGCGGCCGTCGCCTGGGCGCTCCTCGTGCGGGCCCGCCTCCTTCCGCGGCCGGGCCACGTCCCCGGGCTGCGCCGTCTGCTCGCGCTGCGTCACCACCCCGCGCCGCAGCGGCTCGCCGCGGCATGGCGACGGGCGCTCCGCGCCCTGCCCGCCGGGTCGTGGACGACGCCGACCCCGCCCCCGCCGCCCCCGCCTCCGTCCTCCACGACCCCGGCCCCGGTCGCGGCACCGTCCGGCCCGGCGGGTGCTGCTTCCTCCGACCCGCACTCCGGCCCGCCGGCCGCCGAGCCGACGACGGCGGGCGTTCCTCCCGAGGGCGCCGTGGTCGAGCGGGTCGACGTGCGCGGGCTGCTGCTCGGCGTCGGCCTGCCGGTCGGTCTGTCCTACCTCCTGCTCACCGTGACGAACCTCGTCATGGTGTGGGTCCTCGGTCCGTCGGGCACGGACGTGGTCGCGGGGTTCGGCGGCGCCGCGACGGTCCAGACGCTCGTGATCGTGCCGGCCATCGGACTCGCCGCGGCGGTGAGCATCGTCATGAACCAGCAGTGGGGTGCGGGGGATCTCGGGCTCCTCCCGCGGACGCTGCGCGCGGGCACGGTCGTCGTCGCGGGCGTGTACGTCGTGGTGGGGGCGCTCGTCCTGCTGACCGCGCCGCTCGTCGCGGGCCAGCTCTCGGCCGACCCGGACGTCGCCGCGCAGGCGGCGCTCTACCTGCGGGTGGTCGGCCCGTCGTACGCCGGTGTCGGGCTCGTGCTGTACCTCCTGACCCTGCTGGAGCAGCTCGGGTACGGGCGCGTCGCCGTGACGCTCAACGTGCTCTACCACGCCGTCTCGCTCGGTGTCGGCGGCGTCCTCGCGCGCGCGGGCGGCGGTCCCACCGCGCTGTACACGACGATCGCCGTGACGAACG
- a CDS encoding acyl carrier protein, producing the protein MTAPLPDSLDDLVLRHVATALGVAPADVDPAGDLAGLGLGSVQVLALLGDLEDALGVDLDPEAVVDNPTPRALAEHLRSVVDAPGTAA; encoded by the coding sequence ATGACCGCACCGCTGCCCGACTCTCTCGACGACCTCGTGCTCCGGCACGTCGCCACCGCCCTGGGGGTCGCGCCCGCGGACGTCGACCCGGCGGGCGACCTCGCCGGGCTCGGCCTCGGCTCGGTCCAGGTGCTGGCCCTGCTGGGCGACCTGGAGGACGCGCTCGGCGTGGACCTGGACCCGGAGGCCGTCGTCGACAACCCGACGCCCCGGGCGCTCGCGGAGCATCTGCGCAGCGTCGTCGACGCCCCCGGGACCGCGGCATGA